In Actinomycetota bacterium, one DNA window encodes the following:
- a CDS encoding tyrosinase family protein, translating to MAGSMIYRLPVADATAPHMIAFRSAMAKAEAISDNRGYNFIAGFHGAPFWYCWHHQINRRTRIRAQLFLPWHRAYLWYLEQALRDQEEAGAQVPAALPYWDWTTQSRIPPAYAATKVGTEANPLYATKAVVPNAQPPINRRTTRSPGRTPGSRLPTAAEIADVLTDTDWMSFADRLEGFHDDVHVWVGGSMQDVTTAAYDPIFFAHHCMIDRIWYLWQVKHGSGGIPGELLDLELPPFGKRTRDVLDVQGLGYEYAASAANVPVPTGGAQ from the coding sequence ATGGCGGGGTCGATGATCTACCGGCTGCCCGTGGCCGACGCGACGGCGCCCCACATGATCGCCTTCCGCAGCGCGATGGCCAAGGCCGAGGCCATCAGCGACAACCGGGGGTACAACTTCATCGCCGGGTTCCACGGGGCGCCGTTTTGGTACTGCTGGCACCACCAAATCAACCGCCGCACGCGGATCAGGGCGCAGCTGTTCCTGCCCTGGCATCGCGCCTATCTCTGGTACCTGGAGCAGGCGTTGCGAGATCAGGAGGAGGCCGGAGCGCAAGTACCGGCCGCGTTGCCTTACTGGGACTGGACGACGCAGAGCCGGATCCCGCCGGCCTACGCGGCGACGAAGGTGGGGACCGAGGCCAATCCGCTCTATGCCACCAAGGCCGTCGTGCCCAATGCTCAGCCGCCAATCAACCGACGAACCACCCGGAGTCCCGGGCGCACACCCGGCAGCCGGCTGCCGACCGCAGCGGAGATCGCCGACGTACTGACAGACACCGACTGGATGTCGTTCGCCGACCGCCTCGAGGGCTTCCACGACGACGTGCATGTCTGGGTCGGCGGCAGCATGCAGGATGTGACAACGGCGGCGTATGACCCGATCTTCTTCGCGCACCACTGCATGATCGACCGCATCTGGTATCTGTGGCAGGTCAAGCACGGCAGCGGCGGCATCCCAGGAGAGCTCCTCGATCTCGAGCTGCCACCGTTCGGGAAGCGGACTCGTGACGTCCTCGACGTGCAGGGACTGGGCTATGAGTA
- a CDS encoding TetR/AcrR family transcriptional regulator has protein sequence MSSDASATASRPHSDRRARRRLETIEEILDIAEAVMAEDGVNALSISEVARRLGVQPPSIYKYFPSLIAIYDALFERGMRLHLEVQRDAMADAAPGLDALTKGLEATGRWALANRALAQLMFWRPVPRFEPTAEAMEPSIEMVNLQRSALTDAVRAGELGPGADTDDAHYIVSILIKGVLTQALANEPDLPWGQGRFTPVFPKLMEMLPALYPPSTQRPRAR, from the coding sequence ATGTCGAGCGACGCATCGGCGACGGCGAGCAGACCCCACTCGGACCGGCGCGCTCGTCGCCGGCTGGAGACGATCGAGGAGATCCTCGACATCGCCGAGGCGGTGATGGCCGAAGACGGTGTCAACGCGCTCAGCATCTCGGAGGTGGCCCGCCGGCTCGGCGTGCAGCCGCCGTCGATCTACAAGTACTTCCCGTCGCTCATCGCGATCTACGACGCGTTGTTCGAGCGCGGCATGCGCCTGCACCTCGAGGTGCAGCGCGATGCGATGGCCGATGCCGCTCCGGGCCTCGACGCCCTCACCAAGGGGCTCGAAGCAACCGGTCGATGGGCGCTCGCGAACAGGGCGCTTGCGCAGCTGATGTTCTGGCGACCGGTGCCCCGCTTCGAACCAACCGCGGAAGCCATGGAACCCAGCATCGAGATGGTGAACCTGCAACGCAGCGCGCTCACCGATGCAGTCCGCGCCGGCGAGCTCGGTCCCGGCGCCGACACCGACGACGCGCACTACATCGTCTCGATCCTCATCAAGGGCGTGCTCACGCAGGCGCTGGCCAACGAACCCGACCTGCCCTGGGGACAGGGGCGCTTCACGCCCGTCTTCCCCAAGCTCATGGAGATGCTCCCCGCCCTCTACCCGCCGAGCACCCAGCGGCCTCGCGCACGCTGA
- a CDS encoding DUF4440 domain-containing protein, which yields MTEKDNLQLVESIFEAFGRGDIPFILDQLTDDVRFAAHLDPIVPWSGDYAGKANVVDFFQALGGAVEVTAHPVNELVAQSDTVVAMGDVSFRVRNTDKPGESSWVYIWKLRNGQVCGYDQFNDPGLADAFR from the coding sequence ATGACCGAAAAGGACAACCTTCAGCTCGTGGAGTCGATCTTCGAGGCCTTCGGGCGGGGAGACATCCCCTTCATCCTCGATCAGCTCACCGACGACGTCCGCTTCGCGGCGCACCTTGACCCGATCGTCCCGTGGTCCGGCGACTACGCCGGCAAGGCCAACGTGGTCGACTTCTTCCAGGCGCTCGGCGGCGCTGTGGAGGTCACCGCGCACCCCGTCAATGAGCTCGTCGCGCAGAGCGACACCGTCGTCGCCATGGGCGACGTCAGCTTCCGCGTGCGCAACACCGACAAGCCGGGCGAGAGCTCGTGGGTCTACATCTGGAAGCTGCGCAACGGGCAGGTGTGCGGCTACGACCAGTTCAACGATCCTGGCCTGGCGGACGCATTCCGATAA